The Alicyclobacillus macrosporangiidus CPP55 genome segment CCAGAGCCGGGACCAGAGCCGGGACCAGACGCCGGCCCAGATGCAAGCCCCTGCCCATCCGCATCCCCGTTGCCCGGTGCGGACCCATCCGCGGAAGCGGAAAAGGAGAGCACCGCCGGCCCGCAGAAGGTGATGAGGTCGTGAGTCACCTCCAGGCCCACCTCGCGCAACAGGTCCGCCGGGTCGGAGAAGACGTCGGGATCGTCCACCCCCCACGCGGGGAGGGCGTAACGCTGCAACAGGCCCAGCAGGCGGCTCTGCACCTGCCGCTCGAACGCCTTGCTGTCCCCGAGATAGCGGGTGGAAAAGAGCCGCATCGGCAGCACCTCATCCCCCTTGTCCACCAGACCGCCGAGGGTCAGCAGCAGGGCGCGCCGATCCGCCGGGTCCGGTGGAAGCAGCTGGCTGCCCACCCGGCCCCGCGCCTGCACGGCGGCCAGGACGTCGTCCGCCCAGTTCAGCAACCAAGCGGGCGCGCCCTTCTCAGCCTGCCGTTGGCGCCACGCGGCGACCTCCTCCGCGACCGCCGCCATCTCGTCGCGCAGCGGTGTGCGGCCCGTCAGGGCGTACGCGCGATCGACCCCGTCCCACTCCAGGTACACGCGGTCCAGGAGGTTGCCCTCCTCGAACCGCACCCAGCGCAGGGAGACGACGCCCGCATCCGCAAGGCGCGCGAGGTCTTGGTGCAGGGTGCGGCGGGCGTCGGGATCGAGCGATCCGCTGGTATACCCCGGCACCACCCCGTCCGCCATCCGCACCTGCGGACGGCGGGCCGACGGCCCGCTGGTCAGGGCCCGGCTGCGCTCGTACTTGTCGAGCAACACCGACAGCACCCGCACCGCCTCCGGCCCCGGCCGCCAGGCATCCACCCCCACCCCAGGCCCGGCCGATCCCGCGGTCTGACCAGGCCACCCGTTCCCCTGACCCGGCCGGCTCACGAGCGCACCCCCTCCAGGGCGAGGGGTTCAAAGGGCGCCACCCGGGTCTCCGACTTGATGCGCTGGACGACGATGGTGCGGTCGACGCACGGGACGATGTCGGCGATCTTCTCTGTCGGCGCCGCGAGAATGACCTGCAGATTCAAGTCGCGCACCAGCTGGATGCTGTCGCGGATGCGCTGGTGGTCCATCTTGTTGTACGCCTCGTCGAACGCAATCAGGCGCAGGGTGTTGTCGAACCCCGGTTGATTCACCCGGTACACCTGGGCGAAAGAGGCCAGGACCGCGATGTAAAACGGGGTCTGCGTCTCGCCCCCCGACTTCTTGGCGATCACGCGGGACAACCTCGACTCCCGGCCCTCCTCGTCCTTCACCAGGAGATCGAAGTCCAGATAGGTGCGGTAGTCGGTGAACTTCTCCAGGTTTTTCTCGAGCTCCGCCTGCACGGCGGGATCGCGCTCGTCCACGTCGACGATGTGCCGGAACAGCTCCTCAATCGTGTCGCCGTGCTTGTCGAGGAACGCCTGCGAGAAGAGGCTCTTGCCCTCCAGGAGCAGGTCGTCCATGATCATCCGGTAGAACGGCTCGTACTGCGGGTTGGGCGAGACCTTGAACTGGTAGCGCTCGCGCCCGCCGAAGGACACCTCGCGCAGGGCCCGGTTGATCTCGTCGATCTGCTGCTGCACCGTCTCGATGTTGTTGCGCAGCTTGTTGATGAAGTCCTCCTGGAACTGGACCTGAGCCCGCTCCTTCGCCTCGCGGATGTGGGTCTCGTACTCCGTCAGCTGGGTGTCGCGCAACCAGGCCAGCTCCTGGTCGTACACCGCGTTGTCCGGGCGCTGGATGTCAAAGCCCGCGCCGAACTGCCGGTTGTACATCTCGCGCTGGTGCACCAAGGCCGTCCACGCCTCCTGGGCGCGGTTACGCTCCACGTTCAGCTGGCGGCCGAAGTTGGCCTGGATGGTCTCCGCCGAGCCAAGGCGCTTCCACTCCTGCTCGAAGCGCGGTTCGCCGGTGTCGGCGCGAAACATCGGATCGTAGCGGGTGGAGATGAGGTGCTTCTGATCGGCCACCGCCCGCTCGGCGGCGGGGATGTCCTCCTCCGCCAGCCGATCCCGCTGGGCCAGCACCCGCCCGCGCCGATCGCGCAGCTGCTCGATGTCCTGGTGGATGCGCCGAAGCTCCGTCTCGCAGCGGTCGATCTCCTCGCCGATGCGCAACAGCCGCGACAGGTCGAGGCCGGCCAGATCGTCGAGGACCTGCCGGTAGCCGGCGCGAATCCCGTCCAGCTCCGCCACCGCCTCGGCGAACTCGGCCACCGCCGCCAGTTCGGAGGGAGCGGGGACGGGTTGCGCGGCCCACTCCTGCACCCGGGCGAGGCGAGGGCGAAAGGCGTCGAGCCAGGCCCGCACCCGCTCCAGGCGCCGGGTCTTTTGCTCCAGCTGGTGCTGAATGGCCCGCTTGCCGATGTAGAGGGTCTCCCAGCGGCGCGGGTTGAGCTGGCGGGCGACGTAGTTCTGGTACAACATGCCGTCTCGGGTGATGGCGGTCCGGTGCTGGCGCAGCTCGTCCACGTGATCGACTTTCATCACGCGGCCGAGCAGGAAGTCGGCGTACGCCCGGGCGTACGGGTTGTCGGTGACGATCTCTTCGGCCAGCGATCCCGGCAGCGGCTCGGGCCCATCCTGCATCACCTTGGCGATGTCCACCAGGCCCACGTCGAACAGGTGTTTCTCGCGCTTGACCTGGTCGTACAGCCGGAGGGCCGGCGTGAAGGCCTCCGGCGCCACCAACAGGTAGAAGCGCTGCGTGTGAAGATACCCTTCGATGGCCGCCTGCCAGGCGGGATCGCGCACGTCCAGGAGGTCGGCGAAGATCTCCACCTGCGCCGGCAGCCCCTGGGCCGCGAGGCCCGCGCGCAGGGTGTCGCGCAGCTCAATCACCTTGCGATCATATTGCTTCACCCCGCGGCGCAGCTCGGCGATGGCCCGCTCCAGATCGCCGGCTTCCTCGTCCCAGAGGCGCACGGTGGTGCGCATCACGGCGTGGGCCTCGCCGAGCAGGCGAGCGGCCTCCTGCAGATGCGCGCCGGCCTCCGCCACCTCGGCCGCGTCGGCGGCGGCGAGGGGCGGATCGAGCAACCCGTGCTTCGCCCAACCGGCCGGCCGGGGCCACGCCGCCAGCCCGGCGGTGAGGGCCTCGCGCGCCTGCGCGTACAAGGGCGCGCTCTGCCAGAGCCGCCCCTCGGGGGTCTCCTCCCCGTCCAGCGCCGCCAGGGCCGTGCCGGAGAACCACTGGGGTGCCTCGGCCAGCGCGCCCGCGACGGCCTTCCAGCGGCCACCGTGATCCATCAAAAACCGGTCCTGCCGCTCCCCGTCCCGGCGGATCTGCTGGAACTGGGTCTCGAGCAGTTGCTTACGCTGCTCGAGCTGCTGCTTGCGCTGGTAGACGTCCGATTTGGCGCGCTCCTCCAACAGATCATCCCGGCGGGCCTGCACCCGCTCGCGCGCCTCGGTCTGCTCGGCCAGGCGAGCCTCCACCTGGGCCGCCTCCTGATCGCAGGCCTGCAGCCGCTGCTGCAGGCTCGCCAAATCTTGCTCACGCTGGGCCAGCTGCGCCCGATCCAGGAGGTACTCGTACAATTGGATCTTCTGCTCGGCGGCGGCGCGACCCTGGAACGTCTTCTCCATCTCTTCGAGCGCCTGGATGCGCGCCTTGACGACGCGCAACTCCTCCTCCATCCGCCGGTAGTGGCGGATGTTCTCGCGCATGTCCGCGATGTCCAGGTCCTTGTTGACGTCGCAGACGAACTCCGAGATGAACCCCGGGATGTCCATGATGGGCTCGAACGGCACCGCTTTCCGGAAGAGCCGGAAGAACTTGTCCCGCAGATTGCCCATGCGGGCGAGGAAGACCTCCTGGTATCGCTTGTTGCTCTCGTACATCTCGAAGCGGCTTTTCCGCTGCTGCCCCCAGGAGCGCAGGCCCTTGATGTCGAGCGGCACGCCGTCGCGGATGAAGTGAAAGTCCGGCAGGGCATCGGCCAGGGAGAAGAAGCGCCACTCATAGGAGGCGTCGGGCATGCAGTCGAACACCACCCCAAAGCACATCGGGTTACGCCCGCGCTCCTCGCAGAACTCGAGCACCACGTAGGATGAGAACTGGCCTTCGCGCAGGGTGATGGTCCGGTCGTTCTCCTCGGCCACCTCCCCGCGCAGATACCCGCGCAGGGTGCGTTTGCGGTTGCCGCTGCCGTTGTTGGCCGCCTTGTTGAAGTAGTGGCCGCTGGTGTCCCCGAGGATCACCAGCTGCAGGGCGTCGAGGATGGTCGACTTGCCGGCCGCATTCTTGCCGGTGAGGAAGGTCACCGGCGCGAACTCAATCAACTCGTGCACCATGTAATGCCAGTTGATGAGCAGCATCCGCCGCAAGAGTTTCATGCGTCTCCCTCCTCCTCCGCGTCGTCCGCCCAGTCTTCACCCGCGTCCTCGTCGTCCCCGACGTCTCCGCCAGCCTCCGCCGTCGCGTCCTCCCCGGCACCCGCGCCCTCGCCGAGCGGCCCGAATTCGCCGGCCGTCAGGCGCTGGTACAGGTGATTGATCCGCTCATCCGGCACCGCCACCTCGATGGTGGGGTAGATCAACCAACGGCTCTCCAGCTCGTCCGCGAAGCCTTCGATGCGGGCAAGGATGTGCAGGCGCCGCAGCCGGTTGAGGGCGCCTCCCAGGTGGGTGGCGGCGATTCGGCGGTCCATCAGCCCCAACGCCATCAGCTTCTCCAGGATGTGCTGGAGGGTGACCACCACCTCCCGGCGCATGGAGGCCCGCTCCATCTCCTCCTCGTAGATGAGGCGCAGGACGTACAGCAGGTAGGTGGTGTACTTGTCCACCTTCATGCGGTTGCGGCCGTAGCGGTTGTACACCGCCATGACGCCGCGGCGCCCGTCCGCCTGCAGTTCGAACCCGCCCGCCTGCAGATACGCGTGAAACAGCTCGAGGTTCCGTTCGACGAAGCGGTAATCCCGGTTGGTGACGACCCGCCCCTGCTTCGGGTCCCACTCGTCCCGAACGATGAAGGTGTGCTCGAACAACAGGCTGAGGACGCGCGCGAACTCCTCCTTGTCCGCCTCCGTCAACGCCGTGAAACGGCTCTGCCAGTCCATCGGTCCGCATCCTTTCTGAGGAACGTCAGCGCCGGGATTCGGTACGACCCGACCACCACGGTCTGAGTCTTCTCATCCCATTCGATCTCGTAGGGCATCTCCGGCTCGTCCCCGCGCACCACGGCCACGATGGCGCGGATGAAGTCGTCCCACCCCGGCAGTTGCAGTGCGGCGGCGGGCAGCCGGCCACGCTCGTCCATCTGCGACAGGATGAACTCAGCGATCCGCTGTTGCGAAAAGAGCGCATTCGCCCGCTCCAACAGCTCCTTGGCCTCCGCCGCAAAGGCCGCATCGTCCGCGCCGCTCGGCCGCCGCAGGGGCTGCGGCTGACCCCGCTGCCGGCGCTTCGGCTCCGTGTAGAGAGCGTCGGGATCGAAATAGCGGACCTCGTACAGGGGCAGCTCGGCCATGGCCGACAGCAGGGGCGACGGGGCGCGCGCGTGCACCGGCGGCAGGGCGCGCAGCAACTGCACCAGCTTGCCCTTGATGTCCCGGTCGCTGTTGAGCAGATACTGCAGCCGCTCGACGCTGGCGCGGTTGTAGGCGGCGTTGCGGTGATCGATCTCGCGCAAAAGATCGTCCAACGACTCGAACGTGTCGCCGATGAATTGGATCAGGCGCACGACCTCGCCGCGGGCCGCGAGATCGTCCAGTTCCTGGCGTTGCTGGCGCAGGGCGGCGGACATCCGGTGCAGAAGGCTCGGCGCGGCCAGCCAATCGCGCAGAATCTGCAGGATGCGCGGCCGGAACCGGTATACGCTGTCAAACGTCTTCAGGGGGTGGTAAGTGGCGATGGCCACGGACAGCTGGTAACCGTCGAAGTGCTCGGCGAGCAGGTCGCGGATGTCCTGGCGCAGGTGGAGGTTCTGATAATAGGTGTGGATGTTGTGCAAAAGGGCGCGCAGGTTTTCGCGCAGGGCGACGGTGGCATCGTAGGCCGACTGCAGTGCCTGCAGCATGAACTCGTCCCGCTCCTCGTT includes the following:
- a CDS encoding Wadjet anti-phage system protein JetD domain-containing protein, giving the protein MSRPGQGNGWPGQTAGSAGPGVGVDAWRPGPEAVRVLSVLLDKYERSRALTSGPSARRPQVRMADGVVPGYTSGSLDPDARRTLHQDLARLADAGVVSLRWVRFEEGNLLDRVYLEWDGVDRAYALTGRTPLRDEMAAVAEEVAAWRQRQAEKGAPAWLLNWADDVLAAVQARGRVGSQLLPPDPADRRALLLTLGGLVDKGDEVLPMRLFSTRYLGDSKAFERQVQSRLLGLLQRYALPAWGVDDPDVFSDPADLLREVGLEVTHDLITFCGPAVLSFSASADGSAPGNGDADGQGLASGPASGPGSGPGSGPGSGPGSGPGSGPGSGPCSGPTHEVGWTPHAVDACALPHGVAIDAADVDGLVWLEVRCARILTIENKANYRAYVRRERNPDELVVYLGGFASPGQRRFLRSLRRWHERQGRTLPPLDHWGDLDYGGILILQHLRDTCWPEARPWRMEPELLRRHRDRLEPFDDAYREKLARLLEQERYRWARPLLEALLSAGGTLEQEALLI
- a CDS encoding ATP-binding protein, yielding MKLLRRMLLINWHYMVHELIEFAPVTFLTGKNAAGKSTILDALQLVILGDTSGHYFNKAANNGSGNRKRTLRGYLRGEVAEENDRTITLREGQFSSYVVLEFCEERGRNPMCFGVVFDCMPDASYEWRFFSLADALPDFHFIRDGVPLDIKGLRSWGQQRKSRFEMYESNKRYQEVFLARMGNLRDKFFRLFRKAVPFEPIMDIPGFISEFVCDVNKDLDIADMRENIRHYRRMEEELRVVKARIQALEEMEKTFQGRAAAEQKIQLYEYLLDRAQLAQREQDLASLQQRLQACDQEAAQVEARLAEQTEARERVQARRDDLLEERAKSDVYQRKQQLEQRKQLLETQFQQIRRDGERQDRFLMDHGGRWKAVAGALAEAPQWFSGTALAALDGEETPEGRLWQSAPLYAQAREALTAGLAAWPRPAGWAKHGLLDPPLAAADAAEVAEAGAHLQEAARLLGEAHAVMRTTVRLWDEEAGDLERAIAELRRGVKQYDRKVIELRDTLRAGLAAQGLPAQVEIFADLLDVRDPAWQAAIEGYLHTQRFYLLVAPEAFTPALRLYDQVKREKHLFDVGLVDIAKVMQDGPEPLPGSLAEEIVTDNPYARAYADFLLGRVMKVDHVDELRQHRTAITRDGMLYQNYVARQLNPRRWETLYIGKRAIQHQLEQKTRRLERVRAWLDAFRPRLARVQEWAAQPVPAPSELAAVAEFAEAVAELDGIRAGYRQVLDDLAGLDLSRLLRIGEEIDRCETELRRIHQDIEQLRDRRGRVLAQRDRLAEEDIPAAERAVADQKHLISTRYDPMFRADTGEPRFEQEWKRLGSAETIQANFGRQLNVERNRAQEAWTALVHQREMYNRQFGAGFDIQRPDNAVYDQELAWLRDTQLTEYETHIREAKERAQVQFQEDFINKLRNNIETVQQQIDEINRALREVSFGGRERYQFKVSPNPQYEPFYRMIMDDLLLEGKSLFSQAFLDKHGDTIEELFRHIVDVDERDPAVQAELEKNLEKFTDYRTYLDFDLLVKDEEGRESRLSRVIAKKSGGETQTPFYIAVLASFAQVYRVNQPGFDNTLRLIAFDEAYNKMDHQRIRDSIQLVRDLNLQVILAAPTEKIADIVPCVDRTIVVQRIKSETRVAPFEPLALEGVRS
- a CDS encoding DUF4194 domain-containing protein encodes the protein MDWQSRFTALTEADKEEFARVLSLLFEHTFIVRDEWDPKQGRVVTNRDYRFVERNLELFHAYLQAGGFELQADGRRGVMAVYNRYGRNRMKVDKYTTYLLYVLRLIYEEEMERASMRREVVVTLQHILEKLMALGLMDRRIAATHLGGALNRLRRLHILARIEGFADELESRWLIYPTIEVAVPDERINHLYQRLTAGEFGPLGEGAGAGEDATAEAGGDVGDDEDAGEDWADDAEEEGDA
- a CDS encoding Wadjet anti-phage system protein JetA family protein, whose amino-acid sequence is MRNLFEVVPDNLFSLLAARHRAIYFRALMVLRECYQREITFRRADLVAYLISQMERDLTDLTDDDMLGAEGMGPAVAPPGSANAVEAATVEQAAAQAPVHAAATSAHGSGGADARSDFDGFDDATLSGRAHALVRKLVETGWLQAVTDGSGLDETLIVPQYASVLLDALHAIVEPVQQRYNAFVYSVYSNLRTANEERDEFMLQALQSAYDATVALRENLRALLHNIHTYYQNLHLRQDIRDLLAEHFDGYQLSVAIATYHPLKTFDSVYRFRPRILQILRDWLAAPSLLHRMSAALRQQRQELDDLAARGEVVRLIQFIGDTFESLDDLLREIDHRNAAYNRASVERLQYLLNSDRDIKGKLVQLLRALPPVHARAPSPLLSAMAELPLYEVRYFDPDALYTEPKRRQRGQPQPLRRPSGADDAAFAAEAKELLERANALFSQQRIAEFILSQMDERGRLPAAALQLPGWDDFIRAIVAVVRGDEPEMPYEIEWDEKTQTVVVGSYRIPALTFLRKDADRWTGRAVSRR